In the genome of Myroides phaeus, one region contains:
- a CDS encoding SCO family protein: MLQFFKKYRYFFLFFFLLCAGIMIMFYNALKYRKSLPVYTPAMVNPEMVDSLIQHQANKQKHRIAPFKFVNQNGDTISNKDYEGHIYVADFFFTTCPTICPIMGDNMVWLQDKIKDLPGVKLLSHTVTPDIDSVPVLKEYALHKGVDDNIWNLVTGDKRDIYYIARNSYLAVKTGSPEEMYDMVHTENFILVDGSGRIRGFYDGTNLDTKDEEAKNMQDLWEDIQWLYKHEESKK, translated from the coding sequence ATGTTACAGTTCTTTAAAAAGTACAGATATTTCTTTTTATTTTTCTTCTTATTGTGTGCAGGAATAATGATTATGTTTTATAATGCATTGAAGTACAGAAAGTCACTACCTGTTTATACTCCTGCAATGGTAAACCCGGAGATGGTAGATAGTTTGATTCAACATCAAGCAAATAAGCAAAAACACCGTATAGCGCCATTTAAGTTTGTAAATCAAAATGGGGATACTATTTCTAATAAAGACTATGAAGGGCATATTTATGTAGCAGATTTCTTTTTTACTACTTGTCCTACTATTTGTCCAATTATGGGAGATAATATGGTGTGGTTACAAGATAAGATTAAAGATTTACCGGGTGTTAAGTTACTTTCTCATACTGTAACTCCAGATATTGATAGTGTTCCAGTGTTGAAAGAATACGCACTTCACAAAGGGGTAGATGATAACATTTGGAATCTGGTAACAGGAGATAAGAGAGATATCTATTATATCGCAAGAAATTCTTACTTAGCAGTGAAGACAGGTTCTCCTGAAGAGATGTACGATATGGTACATACAGAGAACTTTATATTGGTAGATGGAAGTGGGCGTATTAGAGGTTTCTATGATGGAACGAACTTAGATACGAAGGATGAAGAGGCTAAGAATATGCAAGATTTGTGGGAAGATATCCAATGGTTATACAAGCACGAAGAGAGTAAAAAATAA
- the feoB gene encoding ferrous iron transport protein B yields MKKNIKVALIGNPNVGKTSVFNALTGLNHKIGNYPGITVDKKTGVSKLDEHTNATIVDLPGTYSINASSLDERIVLDLLFDPTNEDYPDVAVVVVDIENLKRNLLLFTQVKELGIPTVLVVNMADRMEEKGITLAVAELEEKLKTKIVLASAKKKLGIQEIKQAVLDYKELSIKPCMNATGVDPEFFGRLALTFSNLSVYKLWMIYSQEVTIGGIGKNEIESKGVKLSEDEVKRLQHKKTIKRYQFINDVLKETYVKDSSKATDIRSKVDRILTHRVWGYVIFFAIMLLVFQAIFEWSSIPMDWIEDQFASLTTWVHEVMTPGKLTDLIADGIVPGIGGIMPFIPQIAILFMFIAILEETGYMSRVVFLMDRLMRPFGLSGKSVVPLISGNACAIPAIMSARNIENPKERLLTILVTPFTTCSARIPVYIILISLVIPDTRIGIFGMQALTLTFFYLIGFFSALIGAWVLKHFIDVKHKSYFVIEMPSYRAPILKNVVATMYEKTKAFVVGAGKIIFFLSIIIWFLGAHGPGNNFENAEEIIAERYKGEVVTAEEMDDYVAGYRLENSYIGIVGKTIEPVIKPLGYDWKIGIAVITSFVAREVFVATLATIYNVGSSGEEEETIKARMEAEVWPDTGEKVFTLASGLSLMFFYAFAMQCASTVAITRRETKSWKWTIFQVVFMTVFAYVVALVVYQLLK; encoded by the coding sequence ATGAAAAAAAATATTAAAGTTGCCCTAATAGGTAATCCTAACGTAGGGAAAACCTCAGTATTTAATGCTTTAACTGGACTTAATCATAAAATAGGGAATTATCCAGGAATTACTGTTGATAAGAAAACAGGTGTGTCAAAACTTGATGAACACACAAATGCTACAATTGTAGATTTACCAGGTACGTATAGTATCAATGCCAGCTCATTAGACGAACGCATCGTTTTAGATTTGTTGTTCGATCCTACTAATGAAGATTATCCAGATGTTGCTGTAGTTGTTGTAGATATCGAGAATTTAAAACGTAATCTACTTTTATTTACGCAAGTGAAAGAGTTAGGTATTCCAACGGTATTGGTTGTGAATATGGCTGACCGAATGGAAGAGAAAGGGATTACTCTTGCTGTAGCTGAGTTAGAAGAAAAGTTGAAAACTAAAATCGTTTTAGCAAGTGCTAAGAAGAAATTAGGTATTCAAGAAATAAAACAAGCTGTTTTAGACTACAAGGAGCTTTCTATTAAGCCTTGTATGAACGCTACAGGTGTAGATCCTGAGTTCTTTGGTCGTTTAGCACTTACGTTCTCTAATTTATCTGTGTATAAATTATGGATGATTTACTCGCAAGAGGTTACAATTGGAGGAATAGGTAAAAATGAAATCGAATCTAAAGGAGTTAAATTATCTGAGGATGAGGTTAAGCGTTTACAACACAAGAAAACAATTAAACGTTATCAATTTATAAATGATGTTTTAAAAGAGACTTATGTAAAGGACTCTTCTAAGGCAACAGATATCAGAAGTAAGGTTGACCGTATTTTAACGCACCGCGTTTGGGGTTATGTAATCTTCTTCGCAATTATGTTATTGGTGTTCCAAGCGATATTTGAGTGGTCAAGTATTCCGATGGATTGGATAGAAGATCAATTTGCGTCTTTGACAACTTGGGTACACGAGGTAATGACACCGGGGAAACTGACAGACTTAATAGCAGATGGTATCGTTCCGGGTATTGGTGGTATTATGCCATTCATTCCTCAAATTGCTATTTTATTTATGTTTATCGCGATTCTTGAAGAAACGGGATATATGAGTAGAGTAGTGTTTTTAATGGACCGTTTAATGCGTCCTTTTGGATTAAGTGGAAAATCAGTTGTTCCATTAATCTCAGGTAATGCTTGTGCGATTCCAGCAATTATGTCTGCTCGTAATATTGAAAATCCAAAAGAGCGTTTGTTGACAATTTTAGTGACTCCGTTTACTACTTGTTCTGCTCGTATTCCAGTTTATATCATCTTGATTTCATTGGTTATTCCTGATACTCGTATTGGTATATTTGGAATGCAGGCGTTAACGTTGACGTTCTTCTATTTAATTGGATTCTTCTCTGCATTGATTGGTGCGTGGGTATTGAAACACTTTATTGACGTAAAACACAAGTCATATTTTGTAATTGAAATGCCAAGCTACCGTGCACCTATATTGAAAAACGTAGTTGCTACAATGTATGAAAAGACTAAAGCTTTCGTTGTTGGAGCAGGTAAGATTATCTTTTTCCTTTCAATTATTATTTGGTTTTTAGGTGCTCACGGACCTGGAAATAATTTTGAAAATGCAGAAGAAATTATTGCTGAAAGATACAAAGGAGAGGTTGTAACAGCTGAAGAAATGGATGATTATGTAGCAGGGTATAGATTAGAAAATTCATACATCGGAATTGTTGGTAAAACAATTGAACCTGTTATTAAACCATTGGGATATGATTGGAAAATTGGTATTGCAGTGATTACATCATTCGTAGCTCGTGAGGTATTTGTGGCAACATTGGCTACTATTTACAATGTGGGTTCAAGTGGTGAAGAAGAAGAAACGATCAAGGCTCGTATGGAGGCTGAGGTTTGGCCAGACACAGGAGAGAAGGTGTTTACTTTAGCAAGTGGACTTTCATTGATGTTCTTTTATGCATTTGCAATGCAATGTGCTTCGACAGTTGCAATTACCAGAAGAGAGACAAAGTCTTGGAAATGGACTATATTCCAAGTAGTGTTTATGACTGTGTTTGCGTATGTTGTTGCATTAGTAGTGTATCAACTTTTAAAATAA
- the fbp gene encoding class 1 fructose-bisphosphatase, whose translation MTTERNQTLGEFIIEKQEDFKYSSGELSRLINSLRLAAKVVSHQVNQAGLVDIVGAFGKQNVQGEQQQKLDVFANEVFIQTLINREIVCGIASEEEDDFISIHGRNGSNDNKYVVLMDPLDGSSNIDVNVSVGTIFSIYRRVTPIGTPVTKEDFLQKGENQVAAGYIVYGSSTMLVYTTGNGVHGFTLNPAIGTFFLSHPNMKINEDGHIYSINEGNYVHFPQGVKDYLKYCQAEEQDRPYTSRYIGSLVSDIHRNILKGGIYIYPTSTKAPKGKLRLLYECNPIAFIVEQAGGRASDGYQRIMEVEPTELHQRVPFFCGSKNMVEKAEEFMKK comes from the coding sequence ATGACAACAGAAAGAAACCAGACTTTAGGAGAGTTTATTATTGAAAAACAGGAAGATTTTAAATATTCTTCTGGTGAGTTATCAAGATTAATCAATTCTCTTAGACTTGCTGCTAAAGTCGTAAGTCACCAAGTGAACCAAGCAGGGTTAGTTGATATCGTAGGAGCTTTTGGAAAACAAAATGTTCAAGGCGAGCAACAACAAAAATTAGATGTTTTTGCCAATGAAGTATTTATTCAAACATTAATCAATAGAGAGATTGTTTGTGGTATTGCTTCAGAAGAAGAGGATGATTTTATATCAATCCACGGTAGAAATGGAAGTAATGACAATAAATATGTTGTTCTTATGGATCCTTTAGATGGATCTTCTAATATTGACGTGAATGTATCAGTAGGAACTATTTTCTCTATTTACAGACGTGTTACGCCAATTGGAACACCAGTAACTAAAGAAGACTTCTTACAAAAAGGAGAGAATCAAGTTGCTGCAGGTTATATCGTTTATGGGTCTTCTACAATGTTAGTTTACACTACAGGGAATGGAGTTCACGGATTTACATTAAATCCAGCTATTGGAACTTTCTTCTTATCTCACCCAAATATGAAAATCAATGAAGATGGACATATTTACTCAATCAATGAAGGTAACTACGTACACTTTCCTCAAGGAGTAAAAGATTACTTAAAATACTGTCAAGCTGAAGAACAAGATCGTCCATATACTTCAAGATATATCGGAAGTTTAGTGTCTGATATTCACAGAAATATTTTAAAAGGAGGTATCTATATTTATCCAACAAGTACTAAAGCGCCAAAAGGTAAATTGAGATTGTTGTATGAATGTAATCCTATTGCTTTTATTGTTGAGCAAGCAGGAGGTAGAGCATCAGATGGTTACCAACGTATTATGGAGGTTGAACCAACTGAATTACACCAAAGAGTACCTTTCTTCTGTGGAAGTAAAAATATGGTAGAGAAGGCTGAAGAATTCATGAAGAAATAA
- a CDS encoding TerB family tellurite resistance protein gives MAYSDLFDSGFKDRNKGHFASIVRVALANGHFSPEEKAFLDELAHRLEISVEEYNNILEDPEKYPVNPPYLETHRIERLYDLARMVYVNHILGPKQKEILKKFAVALGFTQNIDFLVDKALSLLVLNVDIDTFITEMHNLKKK, from the coding sequence ATGGCATACTCAGATTTATTTGACAGTGGATTTAAAGACAGAAACAAAGGCCATTTTGCTTCGATTGTACGTGTTGCATTAGCAAATGGGCACTTCAGTCCGGAAGAAAAAGCCTTTTTAGACGAGCTTGCACATCGTTTAGAGATATCTGTAGAAGAATATAATAACATATTAGAAGACCCAGAGAAATATCCTGTAAATCCACCTTACTTAGAAACACATCGTATCGAAAGATTATACGATTTGGCGAGAATGGTTTATGTAAACCACATATTAGGACCTAAACAAAAAGAGATATTAAAGAAGTTTGCTGTTGCTCTTGGTTTTACACAAAACATCGACTTCTTAGTAGATAAAGCATTATCTCTCTTAGTTTTAAATGTAGATATTGACACATTTATTACAGAAATGCACAATCTAAAAAAGAAATAA
- the trpB gene encoding tryptophan synthase subunit beta — protein sequence MNTFNPTSDGYYGEFGGAFIPEMLHANVAELQAKYLDILQDSSFQQEMQSLLKDYVGRPTPLFYSENLSKQYKAKIYLKREDLNHTGAHKINNTIGQVLLAKRLNKKRIIAETGAGQHGVATATTCALLGLECTVFMGAIDIERQKPNVERMKMLGATVVPANSGSKTLKDATNEAIREWINNPTDTHYVIGSVVGPHPYPDMVAKFQSIISKEIQEQLLEKENTAKPDYVIACVGGGSNAMGAFYHFIDNKHTKLIAVEAAGKGTQTDKTAATIALGKKGIIHGSKTYLIQTEDGQIIEPYSISAGLDYPGIGPAHAYLNDTNKIIVDSITDDEAVKAAFHLTRTDGIIPALESAHALAYLEKLTLKENDIVIVNLSGRGDKDMLTYQKYFTNEK from the coding sequence ATGAACACATTTAACCCTACATCAGATGGCTACTACGGAGAATTTGGAGGTGCCTTCATTCCTGAAATGTTGCACGCCAATGTAGCAGAACTACAAGCAAAATACTTAGATATACTTCAAGATAGCAGCTTCCAACAAGAAATGCAGTCCCTTCTAAAAGACTATGTCGGAAGGCCAACCCCTCTGTTTTATTCTGAAAACTTATCAAAACAATACAAAGCTAAAATCTACCTAAAAAGAGAAGATTTAAACCATACAGGAGCCCATAAAATCAATAACACTATTGGACAAGTATTATTGGCAAAACGCCTAAACAAAAAAAGGATTATCGCAGAAACAGGTGCAGGACAACACGGTGTTGCCACTGCCACTACTTGTGCTTTATTAGGTTTAGAGTGCACTGTATTTATGGGAGCAATAGACATCGAAAGACAAAAGCCAAATGTTGAACGAATGAAGATGCTTGGAGCCACTGTAGTTCCAGCAAATAGTGGTAGCAAAACATTAAAAGATGCTACAAACGAGGCTATCAGAGAATGGATAAACAATCCTACCGATACTCATTATGTAATTGGTTCTGTCGTTGGTCCACACCCTTATCCTGATATGGTAGCAAAATTTCAATCTATTATTAGCAAAGAGATTCAAGAACAACTATTAGAAAAAGAAAACACAGCAAAACCGGATTATGTAATTGCTTGCGTTGGAGGTGGTAGTAATGCTATGGGAGCTTTCTATCATTTTATCGATAACAAGCATACCAAACTAATTGCTGTTGAAGCAGCCGGAAAAGGAACACAAACGGATAAAACAGCCGCTACAATTGCATTAGGCAAAAAAGGTATTATCCACGGTAGTAAAACCTACCTTATACAAACAGAAGACGGTCAGATTATAGAACCCTATTCTATATCAGCTGGATTAGACTATCCTGGTATTGGTCCTGCTCACGCTTATCTTAATGATACTAATAAAATAATTGTAGATAGCATCACTGATGACGAAGCTGTAAAAGCAGCTTTTCATTTAACCAGAACGGATGGAATTATACCTGCTTTAGAATCGGCTCACGCTTTAGCTTACTTAGAAAAACTAACCTTAAAAGAAAACGACATTGTCATTGTCAACTTATCTGGAAGAGGAGATAAAGATATGCTAACCTATCAAAAATACTTTACCAATGAAAAATAG
- a CDS encoding S41 family peptidase, which yields MKKYYWPLIISISLALGVLLGGFVVSASQKGRSGFYTNHNKLKLNRLLDFIEQEYVDNVNTDSIVDKTVSTILEQLDPHSIYIAKNDMQSVTESMKGSFVGIGVQYYFYKDSIAVIKEIANGPAMKAGVKAGDRILKADDTTLFGKNISTDTIAAVLRGAENTDVVLSIYRKTTGKTFDIVVNRQPIPIKSVDVAIKLEDGKGYIKINRFASTTYNEFRTALEKLVAADISGLVLDLRDNGGGYMDQAIKMLDDLLDKGLVVVKTINKGGQETVNRSRGNGIFTEKPLYVLIDENSASASEIIAGAIQDNDRGVIVGRRSFGKGLVQRELMLGDGSAIRLTTARYYTPSGRSIQKSYSNGIKSYNNDFKSRYEHGELYAADSIKVADSLQFKTLKGKIVYGGGGIVPDVFVPIAEKHGEENTIMLMRSNIVNYFVFGEIDKDRNKFTSMKQAEVFAYVQNSDKVYQAFIKHLEASNLFFKLDSKKDLIKRYLAAEFINQLYGPKEYYTWLMKTDPMIVAIDRKK from the coding sequence ATGAAAAAGTATTACTGGCCACTGATTATTTCAATATCACTTGCTCTGGGGGTTCTCTTAGGAGGGTTTGTTGTTTCTGCCTCTCAAAAGGGTAGAAGTGGTTTTTATACTAATCACAATAAACTGAAATTAAATAGACTTCTTGATTTTATTGAGCAAGAATATGTTGATAATGTCAATACAGACTCTATCGTTGATAAAACAGTATCAACTATATTAGAACAACTTGATCCGCATTCTATCTATATTGCAAAGAACGATATGCAGTCAGTTACAGAGTCAATGAAAGGGAGTTTTGTAGGTATTGGAGTTCAGTATTATTTTTATAAAGACAGTATTGCGGTTATTAAGGAAATTGCAAATGGGCCAGCTATGAAAGCTGGAGTTAAAGCAGGGGATAGAATTCTTAAGGCTGATGATACTACCCTTTTTGGCAAGAATATAAGTACAGATACGATTGCTGCTGTTTTGAGAGGAGCAGAGAATACGGATGTTGTTTTGTCTATTTACAGAAAAACAACCGGAAAGACTTTTGATATTGTTGTGAATAGACAGCCTATTCCGATTAAAAGTGTTGATGTTGCTATAAAATTGGAAGACGGTAAGGGATATATTAAGATTAACCGCTTTGCAAGTACAACTTATAATGAATTTAGGACAGCATTAGAAAAATTAGTTGCTGCAGATATTTCAGGTTTAGTTTTAGACTTGAGAGATAATGGTGGTGGTTATATGGATCAGGCAATCAAAATGCTTGATGATTTATTAGATAAAGGACTTGTCGTTGTAAAGACAATTAATAAAGGAGGACAAGAAACGGTTAATAGAAGTAGAGGTAACGGCATCTTTACGGAGAAACCTTTGTATGTTTTAATAGATGAGAATTCTGCTTCAGCGAGTGAGATTATTGCTGGGGCTATACAAGATAACGATAGAGGGGTGATTGTAGGAAGAAGAAGCTTTGGAAAAGGTCTTGTTCAACGCGAGTTAATGTTGGGAGATGGTTCGGCTATCCGATTAACTACAGCTCGTTATTACACACCTTCTGGGCGCTCTATTCAAAAGTCTTATAGCAATGGAATAAAAAGTTATAACAATGATTTTAAATCCCGTTATGAGCATGGTGAACTTTATGCCGCAGATAGTATAAAAGTAGCGGATAGCTTACAATTTAAAACCCTTAAGGGTAAGATTGTATATGGAGGTGGTGGAATAGTGCCAGATGTATTTGTTCCTATTGCAGAAAAACACGGAGAAGAGAATACAATTATGCTGATGAGGTCTAATATTGTTAATTACTTTGTTTTTGGTGAAATAGATAAAGACAGAAATAAGTTTACCTCTATGAAACAGGCTGAGGTTTTTGCCTATGTTCAGAATAGTGATAAAGTGTATCAGGCCTTTATAAAGCATTTAGAGGCAAGTAATTTATTCTTTAAACTTGATAGTAAAAAAGACTTGATTAAGAGATATTTGGCAGCAGAGTTTATTAATCAATTATACGGACCAAAAGAGTATTATACTTGGTTGATGAAAACTGATCCAATGATCGTAGCAATCGATCGAAAGAAATAA
- a CDS encoding M13 family metallopeptidase, whose amino-acid sequence MNKKVLLTSAFAVVSLVACKDAKKTADAEDTVNHGITLEYMDTLVKPGDDFFRYVNGTWFDKTEIPADRTRWGSFDELRQNTDKDALAILKEAGQNKKLDPKSDQAKAVAVFETYLDAETRNKLGVDPLKPYLDKINAIATPADVTKLINDLADEGGLGLYSIYVYADAKNSNENAVYLSLGSLGLPDRDYYILKDKDMQEKREQYTAHVARMLEMAGESKEEATADSKRVLAIETKMAEPRLTRVERRDSRLTYNPMTIADLQKLAPVVDWNAYITASGLKNVDKVIVSQPKYIKSLNEILTAKNIADVKAYLKWTLVNSSASLLSTDMETANWEFYSKTLEGAKEQRPVEERALAVVNRTVGEALGQLYVEKKFPAEAKAKAQAMIKNVLTAFGDRIKALPWMAEETKKGALEKLSTTTVKIGYPDKWEDYSKMAIKSVADGGNYFENMKNAEKWEVAKNMADFGKPVDKSRWGMAPQTVNAYFNPMYNEIVFPAAILQPPFYDYKADEAINYGGIGAVIGHEISHSFDDSGARYDKDGNLNNWWTDTDLERFTKLGNALADQYSALEPLPGVFVDGKFTLGENIGDLGGVNAAYDGLQLYLKENGNPGLIDGFTPEQRFFISWGTIWRTKARDEAIKNQVKTDPHAPGHYRAYVPLQNVDAFYEAFQIKEGDKLYIKPEERVKIW is encoded by the coding sequence ATGAACAAAAAGGTATTATTAACTTCTGCCTTTGCTGTTGTTTCTTTAGTTGCTTGTAAAGACGCTAAGAAAACAGCTGACGCAGAAGACACAGTAAACCACGGAATTACATTAGAGTATATGGATACTTTAGTGAAGCCAGGTGATGACTTCTTCCGTTATGTAAACGGAACTTGGTTCGACAAAACAGAAATTCCAGCTGATAGAACTCGTTGGGGAAGCTTTGACGAATTAAGACAGAATACAGATAAAGATGCTTTAGCTATTTTAAAAGAAGCTGGACAAAATAAAAAACTTGATCCTAAATCTGACCAAGCAAAAGCTGTTGCTGTTTTTGAAACTTACTTGGATGCTGAAACAAGAAATAAATTAGGAGTTGATCCACTTAAACCTTACTTAGATAAAATTAATGCTATTGCTACACCTGCTGATGTAACAAAGTTAATTAATGATTTAGCTGACGAAGGTGGATTAGGTTTATATTCTATCTACGTTTATGCAGATGCTAAAAACTCTAACGAAAATGCAGTTTATTTAAGCTTAGGTTCTCTTGGTTTACCTGACCGTGATTACTATATCTTAAAAGATAAAGATATGCAAGAAAAACGCGAGCAATATACAGCTCACGTTGCTCGTATGTTAGAAATGGCTGGAGAGTCTAAAGAAGAAGCTACAGCAGATTCTAAAAGAGTACTTGCTATTGAAACTAAAATGGCTGAGCCTCGTTTAACTCGTGTTGAGCGTAGAGATAGTCGTTTAACTTACAATCCAATGACAATTGCTGATTTACAAAAATTAGCTCCTGTTGTAGATTGGAACGCATACATCACAGCAAGTGGATTGAAAAACGTAGATAAAGTAATCGTTTCTCAACCTAAATACATCAAGTCATTAAACGAAATCTTGACTGCTAAGAATATTGCTGATGTAAAAGCTTACTTAAAATGGACATTAGTTAATAGTTCTGCAAGTTTATTATCTACTGATATGGAAACTGCAAACTGGGAATTCTACTCAAAAACACTTGAAGGTGCTAAAGAGCAAAGACCAGTTGAAGAAAGAGCATTAGCTGTTGTTAACAGAACTGTTGGTGAAGCTTTAGGACAATTATATGTTGAGAAGAAATTCCCAGCTGAAGCGAAAGCAAAAGCTCAAGCTATGATTAAAAATGTTTTAACAGCATTCGGTGATCGTATTAAAGCTTTACCTTGGATGGCTGAAGAAACTAAAAAAGGAGCTTTAGAAAAATTAAGCACAACTACAGTTAAGATTGGTTACCCTGACAAATGGGAAGACTACTCTAAAATGGCAATCAAATCTGTAGCTGACGGAGGTAACTACTTCGAAAATATGAAAAATGCTGAGAAATGGGAAGTTGCTAAAAATATGGCTGACTTCGGAAAACCAGTTGATAAATCTCGTTGGGGAATGGCACCACAAACAGTGAACGCTTATTTCAACCCAATGTATAACGAAATTGTTTTCCCTGCTGCAATCTTACAACCTCCTTTCTATGACTATAAAGCAGATGAGGCAATTAACTACGGTGGTATCGGTGCTGTAATTGGACACGAAATCTCTCATAGTTTTGACGACTCAGGTGCTCGTTATGACAAAGATGGTAACTTAAACAACTGGTGGACTGATACTGATTTAGAGCGTTTCACTAAATTAGGTAATGCTTTAGCAGATCAATACAGTGCTTTAGAACCGCTACCAGGTGTATTTGTTGATGGTAAATTTACTTTAGGTGAAAACATCGGTGACTTAGGTGGTGTTAATGCTGCTTATGACGGATTACAACTTTATTTAAAAGAAAATGGAAACCCTGGATTAATCGATGGATTTACACCAGAACAACGTTTCTTTATTTCTTGGGGTACTATTTGGAGAACTAAGGCTCGTGATGAAGCTATTAAGAACCAAGTAAAAACTGACCCACACGCTCCAGGTCATTACAGAGCTTATGTGCCTTTACAAAATGTTGATGCTTTCTACGAAGCATTCCAAATTAAAGAAGGGGATAAACTATATATCAAACCAGAAGAGAGAGTTAAAATTTGGTAA
- the trpA gene encoding tryptophan synthase subunit alpha, producing the protein MKNRITTTFQQKNKNILSIFFTAGYPNLNDTLTIIENLEKAGVDMIEIGIPFSDPLADGPVIQESSEKALKNGMSLTLLFDQLTTLRKNTTIPIVLMGYLNPILQYGEENFVKKCAEVGIDGFIIPDLPLDYYKQHLKAYCHQYGILNIMLINNETTEERIKMIDQETNGFIYMVSSNSITGANKNLEIQADYFQRVQNLQLTNPRLVGFGIHNATTFQTVCKYSQGAIVGSAFVKHIEHNGISLPSIQEFVNSLKQ; encoded by the coding sequence ATGAAAAATAGAATTACAACAACTTTCCAACAAAAAAATAAAAATATACTCTCTATCTTTTTCACTGCTGGTTATCCTAACCTAAACGATACACTTACTATTATTGAAAACTTAGAGAAAGCGGGAGTAGATATGATTGAAATAGGCATTCCTTTTTCGGATCCCCTTGCCGATGGTCCCGTTATACAAGAAAGTAGCGAGAAAGCCCTTAAAAACGGTATGAGCCTAACTCTTTTGTTTGACCAGCTAACAACACTTAGAAAAAACACAACCATTCCTATTGTATTAATGGGGTACCTAAACCCTATCCTACAATACGGCGAAGAAAACTTTGTCAAAAAATGTGCTGAAGTCGGTATTGATGGATTCATTATTCCAGATTTACCTCTTGATTATTATAAGCAGCATCTCAAAGCTTACTGCCATCAATACGGCATCTTAAACATTATGTTGATAAATAATGAAACAACAGAAGAACGAATCAAAATGATTGACCAAGAAACAAATGGTTTTATCTATATGGTCTCTTCAAACAGCATAACTGGAGCAAATAAAAACTTAGAAATACAAGCAGACTATTTCCAACGCGTTCAAAACCTACAATTAACCAATCCACGATTAGTTGGTTTCGGGATCCACAATGCTACAACCTTTCAAACCGTTTGCAAATACAGTCAGGGTGCTATTGTTGGTTCTGCTTTTGTCAAGCATATAGAACACAACGGTATATCACTACCCTCTATACAAGAATTTGTAAACAGCCTAAAACAATAA
- a CDS encoding FeoB-associated Cys-rich membrane protein — protein MDYQEVIAYAIVIIALGYFIKKSFWKNKGGKNGSCGNGSCGCS, from the coding sequence ATGGACTACCAAGAAGTAATAGCCTATGCAATTGTTATTATTGCTTTAGGGTATTTTATCAAAAAGAGTTTTTGGAAGAATAAGGGAGGCAAGAATGGATCTTGTGGTAACGGAAGTTGCGGTTGCTCTTAA
- a CDS encoding ferrous iron transport protein A — MSTTLDLLKRNERGVIAEFDMHKVPLKLLEMGCLPGNEVVLLEVAPLGDPIYLCINDTHLSIRKELAREILVEVEG; from the coding sequence GTGAGTACAACTTTAGACTTGTTAAAAAGAAACGAAAGAGGAGTAATTGCAGAGTTTGATATGCATAAGGTTCCTTTGAAATTATTAGAGATGGGATGTTTACCTGGCAATGAAGTAGTGTTGTTAGAAGTAGCCCCATTGGGAGATCCGATTTATTTGTGTATAAATGACACACATTTATCTATTCGTAAAGAATTAGCTCGTGAAATACTTGTAGAAGTAGAGGGTTAA
- a CDS encoding deoxycytidylate deaminase — MDTNKNTKYDKAYLRIAREWGQLSYCKRKQVGAIIVKDRMIISDGYNGTPTGFENCCEDDNDNTHWYVLHAEANAILKVASSTQSCQDATLYITMSPCRDCSKLIHQAGIKRVVYMEGYKDVEGINFLEKAGVEVVHIPDLD, encoded by the coding sequence ATGGATACAAATAAAAACACAAAATACGACAAGGCTTATTTGCGTATTGCACGTGAGTGGGGACAACTATCTTACTGTAAAAGAAAGCAAGTAGGAGCAATTATTGTAAAGGACAGAATGATTATTTCTGATGGGTATAACGGTACGCCAACTGGATTTGAAAATTGTTGTGAAGATGACAATGATAATACACATTGGTATGTACTTCACGCAGAAGCAAACGCTATTTTAAAAGTAGCAAGTTCAACACAAAGTTGTCAGGATGCTACGCTTTATATTACGATGTCTCCTTGTAGAGATTGTAGTAAACTTATCCATCAAGCAGGAATTAAGAGAGTTGTTTATATGGAAGGATATAAAGATGTAGAGGGAATTAATTTCTTAGAAAAAGCAGGGGTGGAAGTAGTTCATATCCCCGATTTAGATTAA